The DNA sequence ATCTTCAATCACCCAATTATGAATAATGCAGCAAGCAACAACAATATCAACTTGAGTTTCATAAGGAAAAAATGGAGAGGCATCGTCAAGAACTTTGAATCTCCTTTTCAGTGCCCCAAATGCTTGCTCAACTATTATTCTCAATGAGCAGTGCCTACGGTTGAACAATTCCTTCTCATTTTGCACCGGATTACTCCCCCATTCATTCAAGTGGTATCGTACACCCCGAAAAGGGGGTAAAAATCCTGGTTTCGCTCCATATCCAGCATCAACTAGATAATATTTACCTATCATATGATGCCTAGTTAGGTTACATCTCAATGAAGACCAAATTTATGTACAAGACATAGGTTAATCTATTACCTTGTGGCACACGAAGGCCACCCTCACGTGATAAAGCATCACGTAAAACTAGTGCATCATGTGCTGTCCCCTCCCATCCGGCCAACACATAGGTGAACTTTTGGTCAAAATCTACGGCTGCCAGTACATTTTGAGTACAATGCTTGTATCTACCACGAAAAGCATGCTGCATTTCCTTTGGAATAGTGGCTCTAATATCTGTACCATCAAGTGCTCCTATACAATCCTATGTGATGTACAAAGAAGTCAAGATTAGGTCAATTAGGTTTGGcaaaaaatatatttagaatATGACATAAGGTTGACGACCGGGGCctacatgtttttttttcttttgatttgaTTCCAACTTTCCAAGGCGTGAAGGGTAATAATCTAGCGTGCCTTTTCGATTTGCACCCCATTTCTGTCCTTCTTTAGGCGCATGTGTCTTGCAATCCTCTGGAACTCCCACTACCCGCTGTGTGCTTTGCTCCGCATGGCTACAGTTGCTCCACTTGGCTATAGTTGGGGCAACAATTGGACTGAGCTTCCAGAGAAGCTCCTTTTTTTTCCGTgtgattttataaaatatttttgaactCCAAAAATTTGTAAGCATATAcgtctatggccttgtttagttccgaaattttttcgaatttcgacactgtagcattttttttatttgacaaatattattcaatcatggactaattaggctcaaaaaaatcatctcgtgatttacagacaaactatgtaattagtttttatttttatttatatctaatgcttcgtgcatgtgctccaagatttgatgtgacggagaatcttaaaaagtttttggttttcaagtgaactaaacaagcctatGACGGGGAGTATCATAATTTGAAAGCAGAAATAAACGAAATTAAAATCATGGTTGGGACCTGGGAGGATCTCATTCACATGTCGAAGACTAATTGATTAATTATTAATGATCAAAGACACGTGTCACGTGATGTCCGAGCGACCAACCAAAGTAGCCTACGCTCTCCATTTCTAGCCGCGACCTAGAGTAAAATAAGGTACCACGTCATCTCACTCTCGCTAGCACATGGCGAGCTTACCCGATCGAGCTAGCCTTTGCTCAACCACCGACATGTCCACCATCGCAAATCTGGAAAATCTTTTTTGGTGGCCTGCAAAGCAAGATCACGATGATTAGAGCTTTTCCCCCCTTTTTTGTTCAACGCGTGTTTGTCCGTACTTGCCTTGTGAGCATTATGCAAAATTGATTTGTAGCAACACATTTGTATTTTTAGagtgtgtttgggactgctctacaAACTCCACTGTAGAGCAGCTCCATCTGACatctttttttctcgaactgagtgcgtggaacTGAAACcatttggctaaaaaacatagAGCGGAGCTAAAAAAACATGGAGCAGAGCTGTcctaaacacccccttaataGTAGACGAGGCTCTCTGCCCAATACCGTGTTTCTAAAAATAGTTTTTTAAAAAGTCCTCATCTAGA is a window from the Sorghum bicolor cultivar BTx623 chromosome 5, Sorghum_bicolor_NCBIv3, whole genome shotgun sequence genome containing:
- the LOC110435527 gene encoding uncharacterized protein LOC110435527 → MQHAFRGRYKHCTQNVLAAVDFDQKFTYVLAGWEGTAHDALVLRDALSREGGLRVPQGKYYLVDAGYGAKPGFLPPFRGVRYHLNEWGSNPVQNEKELFNRRHCSLRIIVEQAFGALKRRFKVLDDASPFFPYETQVDIVVACCIIHNWVIEDGSDEFNVPSDNDEDTQHTTYAGTASENAIMLAFREGLADQMWADRLSHGN